A portion of the Bubalus kerabau isolate K-KA32 ecotype Philippines breed swamp buffalo chromosome 1, PCC_UOA_SB_1v2, whole genome shotgun sequence genome contains these proteins:
- the POU5F2 gene encoding LOW QUALITY PROTEIN: POU domain, class 5, transcription factor 2 (The sequence of the model RefSeq protein was modified relative to this genomic sequence to represent the inferred CDS: inserted 1 base in 1 codon; deleted 2 bases in 2 codons; substituted 4 bases at 4 genomic stop codons) produces the protein MARDTGRQTFPWQPVVGTWGDQCRGQADTPIWLSTQAGPXQVMVLPGVRPGVRPGPDGWGLPPAPLPYEFLGWVVPYGPQVGAGEVGACFPSPPGGAGALPGLTWSPAVRPDAGTARRPLATEKEMGQLAKRLRWKRKTLGYPQAHVGFAVGALLGKVLSQMTTCHLEAQPLSLANMWKLQPLLKMGFCKMKMVLXQAQKCRQACRERHVGNSLEKHSLQWPKPAPQQVIAGQLWLXKDWVRVXVXNWSEMGSRPSPAFSPLPGLHWQGDQCAFP, from the exons ATGGCCAGAGACACAGGCCGTCAAACTTTCCCATGGCAGCCAGTGGTGGGGACATGGGGGGATCAGTGCAGGGGGCAAGCTGACACCCCGATCTGGTTGAGCACCCAGGCGGGCC ACCAGGTGATGGTCCTGCCGGGGGTTAGGCCGGGGGTGCGCCCAGGTCCTGATGGATGGGGGCTTCCTCCAGCACCCCTGCCGTACGAATTCCTGGGCTGGGTGGTGCCCTATGGGCCCCAGGTCGGAGCTGGCGAGGTGGGGGCCTGCTTCCCAAGCCCTCCTGGGGGTGCAGGCGCCCTCCCCGGCCTGACATGGTCCCCAGCAGTGCGTCCAGATGCCGGCACTGCCAGAAGACCTCTGgccacagagaaagagatggggcAGCTTGCCAAGAGGCTGAGGTGGAAGAGG AAGACCCTGGGGTACCCGCAGGCCCACGTGGGGTTCGCCGTGGGGGCTCTGTTGGGAAAGGTGCTGAGCCAGATGACCACCTGCCACTTGGAGGCCCAGCCACTGAGCCTCGCCAAC ATGTGGAAGCTGCAGCCGCTGCTGAAAATGGGCTTCTGCAAAATGAAGATGGTCCTGTAGCAGGCTCAAAAATGCAGACAGGCATGCAGGGAGAGACACGTGGGAAACAGCCTGGAGAAACACTCCCTGCAGTGGCCGAAGCCCGCACCCCAGCAGGTCATCGCTGGGCAGCTCTGGCTGTAGAAGGACTGGGTCCGAGTTTGAGTCTAAAACTGGAGCGAGATGGGCAGTCGGCCAAGCCCTGCTTTCTCCCCACTGCCGGGCCTCCATTGGCAGGGAGACCAGTGTGCTTTTCCCTGA